A genomic region of Rhipicephalus sanguineus isolate Rsan-2018 chromosome 3, BIME_Rsan_1.4, whole genome shotgun sequence contains the following coding sequences:
- the LOC119386789 gene encoding uncharacterized protein LOC119386789 has translation MSSQECYACHKPGHFARECPQGDRGYGGGSSFGNSYRSGGGGGGFGSRGGGGRGGGGMRGGPPSRMGGGGGGGFGPSRLTCYNCGKAGHIARECPEDGKTCYTCGKQGHISRDCDEKP, from the coding sequence ATGAGCAGCCAGGAGTGCTACGCCTGCCACAAGCCCGGCCACTTCGCCCGCGAGTGCCCGCAGGGAGACCGCGGCTATGGCGGGGGATCGTCGTTCGGCAACTCGTACCGCTCCGGCGGTGGTGGAGGTGGGTTTGGCTCCCGCGGCGGTGGAGGCCGTGGTGGCGGCGGTATGCGCGGAGGCCCGCCAAGTCGCATGGgaggcggaggcggcggcggtttTGGCCCGAGCCGACTGACTTGCTACAACTGCGGCAAGGCGGGACACATCGCCCGCGAGTGCCCCGAAGACGGCAAGACCTGCTACACTTGCGGCAAACAGGGCCACATATCGCGCGACTGCGACGAGAAGCCGTGA